Proteins encoded together in one Telopea speciosissima isolate NSW1024214 ecotype Mountain lineage chromosome 4, Tspe_v1, whole genome shotgun sequence window:
- the LOC122658187 gene encoding cold-regulated 413 plasma membrane protein 2-like — protein MGRMGYLLMRTDPATSELIHSDLKEVGNAVKKLANHAVKLGGLGFGTSFLEWLASFAAIYLLVLDRTNWRTNMLTSLLVPYIFFSLPSVLFNFFRGEVGKWIAFIAVVLRLFFPRHFPDWLEMPGSLILLLVVAPNFFAHTLRSSWVGLMICLVIGCYLLQEHIRASGGFRNSFTRSHGISNTLGIIILLVYPIWALVLLIL, from the exons ATGGGGAGGATGGGATATCTGTTAATGAGAACTGATCCGGCGACGAGTGAGTTGATCCATTCCGATCTGAAGGAGGTGGGCAATGCCGTGAAGAAGCTCGCCAATCATGCCGTGAAGTTGGGAGGTCTAGGTTTTGGGACTTCCTTTCTTGAATGGTTGGCTTCCTTTGCTGCGAT TTACCTATTGGTATTGGATCGAACAAACTGGAGGACGAACATGCTGACTTCACTTTTAGTTCCTTATATTTTCTTCAGTCTTCCTTCAGTATTGTTCAACTTCTTCAG GGGGGAGGTTGGAAAATGGATTGCCTTTATTGCAGTTGTGTTACGGCTTTTCTTCCCACGGCACTTTCCAG ACTGGCTGGAGATGCCTGgatctttgattcttcttctgGTTGTGGCTCCAAACTTCTTTGCGCACACCCTGAGGAGCAGTTGGGTCGGCCTCATGATATGTCTTGTCATTGGGTGTTATCTATTACAAGAGCACATCCGTGCATCTGGTGGGTTCAGGAATTCCTTCACACGGAGCCATGGTATCTCGAACACACTGGGGATTATCATTTTGCTGGTGTATCCTATCTGGGCCTTGGTACTCCTCATCCT
- the LOC122658185 gene encoding allene oxide synthase 1, chloroplastic-like, whose amino-acid sequence MSTTAKELLQIREIPGSYGLPFVGALRDRIAYFYTQGQDEFFRSRMQKYHSTVFRANMPPGPFLASNPNVIVLLDNKSFPVLFDISKVEKKNVLDGTFMPSTSYTGGYRVCAFLDPSEPKHALLKRLFFYFLASRHKRFIPEFRSTLSDELFPLLEDQISRNGKANFNTLSDSMSFNFVFRLFCDKNPSVTKIGSDGPILFGKWLFFQLAPLITFGLTKKFPNFIEDLLLHTFSLPSFLVKSDYKKLYNSFYESATQLLDEAEAMGLKRDEACHNLVFLAGFNAFGGMKALFPALMKWVGLAGEKLHQQLADEIRTVVRSEGGVTFSAIEKMPLTKSVVYEALRIEPPVPFQYGKAKQDLVIESHDGAFKVKKGEMLFGYQPFSTKDRKVFEDPEEFVGSRFVGEGEKVLKYVYWSNGRETESPTEENKQCPGKDLVVLVSRLMLIEFFLRYDTFTVDVGKLMLGSPVTVKSLTSAKRSS is encoded by the coding sequence ATGTCTACCACAGCCAAAGAACTCCTCCAGATTCGAGAAATCCCCGGTAGTTATGGTCTCCCGTTCGTCGGAGCTTTAAGAGATCGAATCGCCTATTTTTACACTCAAGGCCAAGACGAATTCTTCAGGTCTCGAATGCAAAAGTACCACTCCACAGTTTTCAGAGCCAACATGCCACCTGGTCCCTTCTTGGCCTCCAACCCTAACGTAATCGTTCTCCTTGACAACAAAAGCTTCCCTGTACTCTTCGACATCTCCAAGGTAGAGAAGAAAAATGTCTTAGACGGCACTTTCATGCCCTCCACTTCCTACACCGGCGGTTATCGTGTTTGCGCTTTCCTCGATCCCTCGGAACCCAAACACGCCCTTCTCAAAcgtctcttcttctatttcctcGCGTCTCGTCATAAAAGATTCATTCCTGAGTTTCGATCCACACTGTCTGATGAACTCTTCCCACTTCTCGAAGATCAGATTTCCAGAAACGGAAAAGCTAACTTCAACACTCTCAGTGATTCCATGTCTTTCAATTTCGTATTTCGTTTGTTTTGCGATAAGAATCCATCCGTTACGAAGATCGGATCAGATGGACCGATACTTTTCGGAAAATGGCTGTTCTTCCAGCTTGCTCCTTTAATTACATTTGGCTTGACCAAAAAATTCCCAAATTTCATAGAAGATTTGCTGTTacacacattctctctcccttccttcCTCGTGAAATCTGATTACAAGAAGCTCTACAATTCCTTCTACGAATCGGCGACTCAGTTACTCGACGAAGCGGAAGCGATGGGACTGAAAAGAGACGAAGCATGTCATAATCTCGTTTTTCTTGCTGGGTTTAATGCGTTTGGAGGAATGAAGGCTTTATTTCCAGCTCTGATGAAGTGGGTCGGCTTAGCTGGAGAAAAGCTACACCAGCAGCTCGCAGATGAGATCAGAACCGTTGTTAGGTCGGAAGGAGGAGTGACTTTTTCGGCGATAGAGAAGATGCCGTTGACCAAATCGGTGGTATACGAAGCATTAAGGATCGAACCACCAGTGCCGTTTCAGTACGGGAAGGCGAAGCAAGATCTGGTGATAGAGAGCCATGACGGGGCGTTTAAGGTCAAGAAAGGAGAGATGCTATTTGGGTATCAGCCGTTTTCGACTAAGGATCGGAAGGTGTTTGAGGATCCAGAGGAGTTTGTGGGAAGTAGGTTTgttggagaaggagagaaggtgTTGAAGTATGTTTACTGGTCTAACGGTCGTGAGACGGAAAGTCCGACGGAAGAGAACAAGCAGTGTCCAGGGAAGGATTTGGTGGTTCTGGTGTCGAGACTCATGCTTATAGAGTTCTTCCTACGTTATGATACGTTTACGGTTGATGTCGGGAAGCTGATGCTGGGGTCGCCGGTGACGGTGAAGTCGTTGACGTCGGCGAAGAGAAGCAGTTGA